The Marasmius oreades isolate 03SP1 chromosome 2, whole genome shotgun sequence genomic sequence CTGATTAGGTTTCAGGGTAACTTGCCACTACAAGGGGCCGTGATTACTCACTTGTGCACCTCTCTCGCCATGGCAGGCGTTATTTGGTTGAAAAGTGACATGCGAGTCCATATGGGACGATCTTTAAACAGCTTTCCACAGGATGAGGAGAACCGCTGTTGATGGAAAGTATAGTGAAGTCATATTACTCACAAATTCAATCTTCTTTACGATATTAGCATCAACTTGATTTCGAGCGTCCACGACATTCTGAGGTGGTTGATCTGGTACCTGAAGTATGGCAGGTAAAAAGAAATTACCAGCATCGTAGGAAGGAGCACACCGTTCGGTCATGATAGGCAATCGCAGCCGGCCCATACCCTTTCCATCGCATCCTGTTGATTAAGCGTTTCTTTTCCTCGCCGTTCTCTTCATCCAGAGTGACAGAAACCATCGAGGCAGGATTCGCTTTATAACTTCATGGTATTGATCCCGATACAAATATCAAAGGACGTAATGGAATCGAACTCACTTGTACCCCTGAGCAATAGTCTGCCGACTGAAAAGCGGAGGAGGAAACAATCTCAAATTGCTTTTCAAGGTAGGACTTGAAATGATATTGTGAGCCGCTGAGATCCGTTCCTCTTCTGGCATTAGTTGGGGATCGACATTCATTGGGAAGTCTTGACCAGCTGGAAGTCCCGTCGCCTCTCCTTGGACTATGTAGTCTTCCTTTTCAGTAGAAGCTCGATACGAGCAAATGCCTTCAACTAGACTAACGTGAGCCTTCTCGGTCATACAGGTCGAGATACTCGCACCGTCTACTTTCTCCATAGCACGACGTAATTCAGTTACTGGATCATTTGCTTGAGGCTGGAACTGATAATCCACCATACCTGTGTCTCTATTTATTCCGCAAAATAATCGAGTGAACGAATGAGTAACGCACTTCGAAACCGAATCGTTTTCCCAAGCACTCCCACTGGTTCTACTCGATACTCCCCGAGTTCTCCATTACGCGACTGATTCTcattttcctcttctaaTCTATGTatcctccttttctttttcgtaACCTTCAAAATAATGCAATTGTTGTTGACCACTTCTCCGGGAACAGGATGGGCAAAAGGATTATCAGGCTTGAGCTTCAGTTCTACCAGAGTTTCAGCTTTAGACGCGCCCCGCCTGAATGCGGCTTCGAGAGATGAAGCGCCGCCCAGATTTTGAATAGCAGTGGGGACAGATGCGTGTTTCACATAGCCTGGATATTCAATAGAGTAAAACGAGGCGGAAGGAAGTGGTACTTGGGGGGCTGCGCGAGGATCAGAGTCCGGGTCTGAAACTGGAAAATGGAAAATGGAGGTTGAGGTCGATGCTACGGGTTGGAAGTCCATTATGAATAATGTTGGAGGACCGATGGAAGTCAAGAGGCAAAGGCGCGTTTGCCAACGTCTAATATTACGCGTCAATGCGCCGCAAACCAACGTCAACTGACGGCAAAGTTCAGAAAAGCACTGAATAGGTATCTAATTTGTACAATGGCATGTACATCGAAGGGTAGACCTATTCCTGGTTCTCATCCATCCTCTGACAGTATTGTCCAACTAGAGTTATGCTGTTCGAGGATGCAGTCATTCCAGATCAAGCTTTGTGGAGACAGCCGGTAGGAGCGTGAAAACATAAAACGAAGACGACCTAAGCTTTCTGTTTATCTCTTCATGGCCGACATAACCTCTTCTAGGACGTTCTGCAAGTCCCGTGTTCAGCGTATACAATGCAGAATTATACGTTCACCGAGCGTACCTTGTCCGACAGATCTATCCCAGCTTTTGCAAACTCTGTGTTCATACGCATTCCTGCTTCACGAACCTCCTTGTTCATCGATAGCTTCAGCATTTGCATCGGAGAGGGAGGTTTCGTCAAGTCAATCCCTGTTCATGTGAATCCCGTGATTTAGCGGAATGGGTTTGGAAACACACCTAGACCTTTCATCGCTTGCGCAAAACTCTGGAGGGCATCGATTGCTTCTGGTGATGCTAAAAGCTTCTTATAGACGGTAGTTTGACTTAATTTGTTATATAGCTCCTCTAGTTCGGTATTTTCGGATGCCTGTCTTCGTGGCGTGATCGCAAAGGAGCGTGCGTGTGGCAAGGACTGATGGGACAAGACACCCAACGTTCTATGAGGCAGTGAGAACGATTTTCGAGAAGATAATATGGCTTGAGCAAGCCGCCTTGAGAGGGACATGGCATCACTTTATTGCTATTTCGAAAATAGTTGGCGCGGCTCCCACGGACGATCCCCAGCCGCACATCTGGTACAAAATCTTCGAGACATGATAACTCGCTCAGATTTCATCCGTTTGCCTTAATTCTTACATATTCTTGACGGCGTAACTCAGGGCTAGTGCAGCATACAATAAATTCCACGTAACGTATAATTCCGACATCTCTGAAAAATCCAAACATATATACAAGAAAACATAAGAATGAGCAAAATGGTGGATTGGTGACTGCATAAAATGAAGCTCTCTTCAGTGTAAGCCAGATGGTTGATAGCGATATGGTGATATTGAGTCGAGTGAAGCGTTGCTGCTGAATTTTATCCAGGTATATGTCTTGTTTCTGACAAATGAGGCCTTTCACAAACTGAGAATACACTAATCAGTGTCAGGCCACCAAAAAACGAAGCTTACTACACACCTTGATAGCTGAACAATTCTTTACTCTCTCTCACACCCTCGCAGCTCATGCATGTTTGCCTTGTACAATAATCCCTTCTGATGTTGAGAAAGAATTCGTTGTTCTTTTTCTGCATCCCGTAGCTTCGCTGATGCTCTGGGTTGAAAAATTCGAGCCCATGAAAGCAAGCGTTTGTCATAAATCATCAGAGAGGTGTTTGCCACGggtcatgatggtggttggtggcaaggagaagatggcAGTGCCTCTCAAAGCTGAATCGCAACCCCACACAAATGCATACACTCAAGGAGCACTTGGACTATCTGATAGTTCATTTCTTGAGATCATTCACTTAGGACTTCGCTCGTTCTCATGTTTTTCCTGTAAATATGTTTGGATTTTTCAGAGATGTCGGAATTATACGTTACGTGGAATTTATTGTATGCTGCACTAGCCCTGAGTTACGCCGTCAAGAATATGTAAGAATTAAGGCAAACGGATGAAATCTGAGCGAGTTATCATGGCTCGAAGATTTTGTACCAGATGTGCGGCTGGGGATCGTCCGTGGGAGCCGCGCCAACTATTTTCGAAATAGCAATAATCAACGACAGCATGACCAGTGGTTAAAAACGCGTATTCCCACGCTTTTAACCTTTCCTCCGACGCGCCTCGTATGGACAACAATGACTATTTCTCCATTGATGCCATTCTCGCTGAAAATCAAGTACGGAAATGTTCTCGTTGTCTTGGAATTCACTATTTCATTAAACGAATCCAGAAACTACAGTTGACATTCACGCAACCCATTCCGGACATGGGTCACCTTGGCGGTGGTTCGGAGAACGATGTAAGATGCATCAATTCAAGGCAAAGTTATTCTAACGCGTTAAATTGGGGCAGATAGCTCCTAACGCGAAACGGCAGATTCCAGTTTGGTTGGTGTACACGATCGTTTACCTGTAAGTTGTGATCTTACATGAGTTTCAACTCGGTATCCGACGTGTTTTACAGAGGATATGCAGAATTCAATATACCCCCTCCGTTTAGCTCCAAAGTGCGTAACGCGCTTCGAGCGGAACCACGAAGTGTCAGACTGTCAAATCTCGTTGGAGCGGGAGGCTTGTGGTACGGGTTCGGGAAAACGATTACGGAAATGTGCTCTTATTCTCTAAATTCGAGACCTATGTGATCTCTGACTCTTTTTTTTCACAGGCTCAGTGACGAACAAGGGAAAGAAATGTCAGAAATGCTAACAAGCGTGCGTCGACAAACGCAGATATTCAGTGGGTTGACACATGGAATAGACCTTCAAGGGGCGTCTCGTCGAGGTCATCGATCAAGCCCAGCACTTCGCTGCGCTGGGTCCTGTGGGAGGGGGAGGCGGGCCCACTGGAGATTCGGCACAAGCATTTCGTGAGGGTTTGGATGTCACAGAACGAGAATGTGAGTCAAGTTATCCTTCCTGAGTTTACTGAGTAGCTGAGAGGTGATCAAAGTGTTCACACTGGCGCAAGAAAGTGCAAAACGAATGAAAAAGTGGTACGAGGACAGCGATAAGGGAGGACGATGAACTATGAATTTTTTTTCGAATCCAAATCTTGCTTCTTCTCATCGGGTGCAATTTTCTTCAGCTCGTAAACGAACCTGTATTGTCCATGACTGCGTTACACTTCAGAGATTAGTGCATTGTAATTATCACACACCATTTTACGCTAGCCCACAAGCATAATTCGATGAATATCAAACTCAAGATATGGACGTTGCCGTGCGTGACGAAAAGGAGTCCAAGGAGGATTAGAAGTAGCCCAACGAACGCAGCATCCAAAATAAGGAGGAATGTCGGATGAACAGATGACCCAGGGGCAAGGATATTAGAGAAAAACGATACGGTAGAATCGACATGATTGCTTGGCTCTTCGGACATCAACAAATATTTCAATGCTCGAGAGGGAGAGCTAGAGAGAATAATATACCACGTGATCGGGCGGAGCCAATACAGGCCAATACTTTATACCTGATTAGTATTGTTGACGGCCATATGGATATCGATACAGTTATTCTGATCTAGGCGTTCTGACGATGTATGTATGTGTTACGATGTTTGAACGTGGTTAGCGGCGCGGCTATCCGAACGAACACAGATGGATTGAATAAAGGAGCAAACCTAACCTTGCGAGAATACATAGAATGTATAAAACCGTCCGTCCAATTCATAAATTAGCACAGCAATTAGATAGAGAAGGATAGAGTGTAAGGATCATCGATCAGGGTCGCCACACACCCTGTCTCCCAGGAGTCGAGGGAATGGTAGGGGTTCGGCAACGTCCAGAGGGTGGCCTCGAGGGTGTCTCGGGTCTGA encodes the following:
- a CDS encoding uncharacterized protein (BUSCO:EOG09263GSR); amino-acid sequence: MDFQPVASTSTSIFHFPVSDPDSDPRAAPQVPLPSASFYSIEYPGYVKHASVPTAIQNLGGASSLEAAFRRGASKAETLVELKLKPDNPFAHPVPGEVVNNNCIILKVTKKKRRIHRLEEENENQSRNGELGEYRVEPVGVLGKTIRFRSMVDYQFQPQANDPVTELRRAMEKVDVEGICSYRASTEKEDYIVQGEATGLPAGQDFPMNVDPQLMPEEERISAAHNIISSPTLKSNLRLFPPPLFSRQTIAQGYNYKANPASMVSVTLDEENGEEKKRLINRMRWKGYGPAAIAYHDRTVPDQPPQNVVDARNQVDANIVKKIEFLFKDRPIWTRMSLFNQITPAMAREVHNSKIILPLVCYVFQDGPWRDTLVRFSYDPRRDPEARFYQRLYFRNANHPISRPSVMTRRQERAAGNTLDLTDSDERREVTIFGGFSLSFTLHVYRLSHMFDGQTLTKETAAFQLCDITNPMLKEMIESTEDLRETCDERDGWYSTHAYERIKLVLRLKFFSLLEGRVATDEECQEALTASESSTTKTTTPFGLVKQRVGKHNMAKGALRPEDAAAFRLRATLEREKKMARQ